The following proteins come from a genomic window of Priestia filamentosa:
- a CDS encoding gluconate:H+ symporter, with the protein MPILIVAIGVLILLFLIMKVKLNTFVSLVVVSFLVAIGLGMELDKIVLSIEEGIGGQLGHLALVFGLGAMLGKLVSDAGGGYRIAITLINTFGRKKIQFAVVISSFIIGIALFFEVGLVLLIPIIYAIAKELKVPFLYLGIPMAAALNVTHGFLPPHPAPTAISLAYGANIGQVLLLGIIIGIPTTIVAGPLFNKFAMKVFPNAYKRSGNLTALGPRKEFNLEETPGFGISVLTSLFPVIFMAIATIISLLFREESKIKAIVEFIGMPGTAMLISLLLAIYTMGHARKIPMADIGDSLSKSISQIAMMLLIIGGGGAFKQVLVDGGVGDYVASLFQDTNLSPLLVAWMIAALLRLCLGSATVAALTTAGLVAPLMAASAVNPALIVLATGAGSVIFCHVNDAGFWMVKEYFGLSMKETFQTWSLLTTVLSVTGLACVLLLEMFL; encoded by the coding sequence ATGCCGATTTTAATTGTAGCAATAGGAGTTCTTATTCTTTTATTTTTAATTATGAAAGTAAAGCTAAATACGTTTGTTTCGCTTGTTGTTGTTTCCTTTTTAGTTGCGATTGGTCTTGGAATGGAACTCGATAAGATTGTGCTTTCAATTGAAGAGGGAATTGGCGGACAACTAGGGCATTTAGCGTTAGTATTTGGGTTAGGGGCAATGCTTGGTAAGCTTGTGTCAGATGCAGGTGGCGGTTATCGTATTGCAATTACACTTATCAATACGTTTGGACGAAAGAAGATTCAGTTTGCAGTTGTAATCTCTTCTTTTATTATTGGAATTGCTCTATTTTTTGAAGTTGGTCTTGTTTTGTTGATTCCTATTATTTATGCGATTGCAAAAGAGCTAAAGGTTCCTTTCTTATACCTGGGGATTCCAATGGCGGCGGCATTGAACGTAACTCATGGATTCCTACCTCCACATCCAGCTCCAACAGCTATCTCACTTGCATATGGAGCAAACATAGGGCAAGTTCTTTTGTTAGGTATCATTATTGGTATCCCAACCACAATTGTAGCAGGCCCATTGTTTAATAAATTCGCAATGAAGGTATTTCCAAATGCTTATAAAAGAAGTGGAAATTTAACAGCATTAGGTCCGCGTAAAGAGTTTAATCTCGAGGAGACCCCTGGATTTGGCATTAGTGTTTTAACTTCTTTATTTCCTGTTATTTTTATGGCGATTGCGACCATTATATCTCTATTGTTTCGTGAAGAATCCAAAATAAAAGCGATTGTTGAATTTATTGGGATGCCTGGAACAGCCATGTTAATCTCTCTATTACTTGCGATTTATACAATGGGACATGCAAGGAAAATCCCTATGGCAGATATCGGAGATTCTTTATCAAAATCTATTTCTCAAATTGCGATGATGCTTCTTATTATCGGGGGAGGAGGGGCATTCAAGCAAGTTCTAGTAGACGGGGGAGTTGGAGACTATGTAGCTTCTTTATTTCAAGACACAAATCTGTCTCCGCTTTTAGTTGCTTGGATGATTGCAGCTCTTTTGAGGCTATGTTTAGGATCTGCAACAGTAGCAGCTTTAACAACAGCAGGATTAGTAGCTCCTCTTATGGCAGCAAGCGCGGTCAATCCTGCTTTAATTGTATTAGCAACAGGAGCGGGAAGCGTTATTTTTTGTCATGTAAACGATGCAGGATTTTGGATGGTAAAAGAGTACTTTGGTTTAAGTATGAAGGAGACATTTCAGACATGGAGTTTACTCACAACCGTTCTTTCTGTGACAGGTCTGGCCTGTGTTCTACTGCTTGAGATGTTTCTGTAA
- a CDS encoding DUF2653 family protein: MEIKFNEQNVHDSVCEYIAYHEKNVSPYEVSVELCTDDFEEFYALVEFEGYEKTIYTKELIEAIHLNLVDKHNFDRNMLKTEVTFAEGEGIIAFVKVERGLSLVK, from the coding sequence ATGGAAATTAAATTTAACGAACAAAACGTACACGACAGTGTTTGCGAATATATAGCGTATCATGAAAAAAACGTTTCCCCTTACGAGGTGTCTGTTGAATTATGTACAGACGACTTTGAAGAATTCTATGCTCTTGTAGAATTTGAAGGATATGAAAAAACAATTTATACAAAAGAATTAATTGAAGCTATTCACTTGAACCTTGTTGATAAACATAACTTTGACCGCAATATGTTAAAAACAGAAGTGACGTTTGCAGAAGGTGAAGGAATTATTGCTTTTGTGAAGGTTGAGAGAGGACTTAGTTTAGTAAAATAA
- a CDS encoding DUF1517 domain-containing protein, with the protein MKKFLSIFTLMMIVAAMILPHAAEARGYSSGARSHSYSTPSSSYSSKSTNGYSSNRSYSGGTSTKKDNSQTSTNSTQKNSNSTANNKKPSTAKKIASYAGAFGVGALLGSMFHPFGGAGTGFSMFGLLLDIIIILVIVWLIKKIFTRRKAS; encoded by the coding sequence TTGAAAAAATTTTTATCAATCTTTACGCTTATGATGATTGTAGCGGCTATGATTCTTCCACATGCAGCAGAAGCAAGAGGTTACAGCAGTGGGGCGCGAAGCCATTCCTATAGCACACCAAGTTCTAGCTATTCATCTAAGAGTACAAATGGTTACTCTTCTAATAGAAGCTATTCTGGTGGAACTTCTACGAAGAAAGACAACTCACAAACATCTACAAACTCAACTCAAAAAAATTCAAACTCAACAGCAAACAACAAAAAACCTTCAACAGCTAAGAAAATTGCCTCTTATGCCGGTGCATTTGGGGTCGGTGCTTTATTAGGAAGCATGTTCCATCCATTTGGCGGAGCAGGAACTGGATTCTCAATGTTCGGCCTGCTATTAGATATTATAATTATCCTTGTTATCGTATGGCTTATTAAAAAGATCTTCACCAGAAGAAAGGCATCATAG